The DNA segment TCATAAGGATCTCTCCGCCTGCCGCCGGCAAACCGTATGTTCAGACACTCTTTGGGCGGGACAAAAAAACCGGCCTTATTGTTGAAGGAATACAATGGCAGATAAGCTGTTTCTATATGCGAAACACCCGGCTCAGTCCGGATCTGCAGCCGTTTTATCTTGTCGAGCAGCCCCATTTTTTCGGCCAGATACTCATAAGGGTCTTCGATTATAGTAACGGGTATCTCGTTCATCAGCTCTAGATCATCAAACCTCTTAAACAGAGTGCTTTTTGAGAGATTAAACGAATACGCATTGATCCCGTCTTCGAAATATATTGATGCTCCTGTTTTCTTTATTTTTGTTATATTTCCGACGTCTATTTTAACAAGAGGGCATTCATAGACTGAGATCAGCCCTTCTGTCCTCAGCAGGCAATGATATACCATAGTGTCTATAGAATAAGTATCAAGAGTCTTCTGAATGCGGTCATTTCTGTATCCTGCGACTTTGCTTATCAGGATTTCCGGCTCGTCATTTATATATGTGTTTCTCAGCGCGTCAAATTCAGCTATCTTCTGAGACTGGCTCCCTGTCCAGGTCTTAATGCCTATGCCGGTTTTTCCCCTCTTGGCATCGGCAGTAACGTCATTGCGGGAGAGGTTGTCGGCAAAGAAACAGCGGCAGAACAGGTTCTCGCTGATTCTTGAAGCAAGGTATGGACTCGGGCTCTCGGAAAACAGATTGGACAGCGACCCGATCATCTCAAGCATAAGAGAATAATTCAGCCGTTCTTCTTCCGTAGTCATTTCATCATAGAAGCTCATTTTTTCACCTTTAATTCAGCGTTTGCCGGAATATATCCCGCGCAATCGCCGGCTCTCTTTAGATATTGCAAGGATATGCACACATTTATTATATCACAGTTTTTCTGCAGGGTCAAAAAAGAGGCGGCATTCTGCGGTGCCAAAGGGTGCATAGTTCAGGCCGGCGGAGACAGGCTGGCTGAACTGAGCATTGCAGCCTGCAGATTCCCAGACCCTAAAATCAATGGAGAAAAGAAACATGTCTGTCCCGGACCGGTTTTCTAATTAGCCCGCAAATAGAGTTTAGCCTGACAAGATCGGCATCTGCTTTGAAGAGAATTCATTTTCCGCAAGCATAATCAGTATGGTCCCTTTGATAAATTATCAATGGGCCTTTGAAGCTCAAATGCACCGCTTAAGACTCCTCCCGCAAAGCTTGACAAACCGGCAGTTTAACCCGTATAATATGTATGGGTTTTTATTTTGACCATTTTAATCATCTCTTTTTGGACTGAGGGCGGCGTCAGCCGCCTCCCTTTTTATATCTCCCCCTACTCCAGCAGGGTGCTCTCCGCCCAGACTTCCTCGGAGCCGTCGGTGAATTCCTTGTAGAACTTGTCGTCCCGGTGGGAATACCGCACGTCCTTCAGAGCTCCGGCCCGGGCGGCCACGATCACGAACTGCATGCCCGTATAGACGATGGAGACCACGTCCCCGGTGGCCACGGCTGGCTCGGTGTTCTGCCGGCCCAGCTCGCAGAGGGCCAAGGCCTTGACCCCCTGCCCGGAGACCATATCTCCGTTGACGAGGGAGCCGGTGGCTCGGTCGGGTATGACCTCCCGGAAGTCATACTCGAAAAGGCCGCTCTGCTGATTCAGGGCGCTGCCGGTTATCCTTGCGGTGAACTGCATCCGGCGAACTCCCAGACAGCTTCGGGGAACTCCTTCAGCCACTGCCCTCCGGGAGCGGGCAGCAGCTCGGTATCGTAGGCGTTCTGCCCCAGCACGGCGGGGCCGCCCAGGACCGTATTGGTGCCGGGCCAGATGGGAGTGCCTTCGAGGGCGGCGGTCCCGGCGGCGGCGTTCCCCGTGTAAGTGGGGAGCGAAGGGAAACGGCTCTGCCAGTAGAGGGTCTTGCCGTCTATGTCCCTCATAGGCTCCGCGGGGCGCACCTTCTGATTCCAGTCAAAAGCCCGCAGGTGGAAGGAAAAAACCGCCTGACAGGTGGGCGCCTCCTGGGTGCTGTTGGCCGTCTGGGTGTAGGACCAGCCCACGAACTTGGCGCACCCGGGGCTCACGGCCCCGAGCCCGGGGCAGCCGTAAATGGAAAGATCCCACGGATACATATTCACCGTGTTCACCTGCGCCGTCACCGTTGCCACGGGCAGCGCCATATTGTAGGTGCCGGACAGGGTGAGGATCGTGTAAGGGATATAGAGGGGCCGGTCCTCTGCCGGCAGCGGCGCGCCCAGATTCTGCCAGAGGGTCATGCCCCGATAGCGCTCGGTCATTACGGCGCTTTTGACGTTCACGCTGAAGTTGAAGCGCCCCGAGCCGGCCTGCCCGTCCTTGTTGGAGCAGGTGACGGTGATCTCTGCCAGGCGCACTCCCCGGTGGGAGAGCTCCATGTCCCGGAAGTCCACGCCTTTGATGATAAGCCCGTCGGTGTCGGTGAGCCCGGGGCAGATGTCCGCGTAGGGCAGCCCAGTCCTCAGCGAGGCATAGTTTCCGGCCAGCATATCGGCGTAGGAGCCGTAAAAGACCGCCTGCCCCTCCACGTAGCCCTCCCGGTCCACGGCGCACTTCAGCGGCTTTGCCAATAACAGATCATATTCCATACGCGTTCCCTCCCGGCATTCGCACTCTGTTCCGTTCGTCCTCGAGGGCCGTCATCAGCCCCGCCACGCTTCTCGATATCTCTTTCAGAAAGGCCAGGCTCTCCGCCGTGTCGCCCTTCTCCCCCCGGGCCTCTTTGATCAGCGCCCGCAGGGCCTCATAGTCGCCGGGCGCAAGCCGCTCCCGGACAGCCGTCTCTCCCCGGAGGCTCAGGGCCTCCCGCTGCCGGCTCCATTCCAGAGCCAGTGGATCGGCGGGGGCGTCCTCCTGTGAGTAAAGGCTGGTCACCGCCAGGCCGATGGGCCCCCGGCTCCAGAGCCGGGGATCCGTGTAGCGGCCGGCACCCTTCCGGACTCTTTCGGCAAAGGCCCGGTCCTCACGCTCGGCGGTATCGGACCACTTGTCCGCGTCCTTCAGGTATTCTTTGAAAGGGGCGCTCTCGCCGGTATAATACTCCCTGCGGGCTTTGTCCTCTTCTTTTTCCCTTTGGGCCAGGGTCTTGGCCAGAGCCTGACGGCTCTCCGCCTCTTCCTGCATGTAGCGCCAATAGGCTTCCTCCAGCATGCCCTGCTTCAGCCGCTCTCCCTCGGGGCCGGGGTTCTTACGGAAGACCTCGTTGGCCTTCCGGGCCGAATCTTCGTATTCGTAGTAGCTTTTCAGATCCTTGGCGTATTTCTGCCAGTAGGGGTCAAAGACACCCATATACCCGGCATAGGCGCCCACGGGGTCGGGATTGCCCTCCTTCCGGAGGCTGGCGTCGGAGCGCGCCCGTTCCCTCTCTTTGTCCATGCTCTCACGGAACTTCTCGCCGGCAAGCCAGGCCCTTTGGCCCTTTTCGTAGTCCTGCAGCTCCGGATCGTTGGAGGCCTTATACAGGCTTTTTTCCAGATCAAAGTAGGCTTTATACTTGCGGACAGAGAGGGGCACGTCGTCCGCCTCTTCCCAGTAGGACCGGGCAAAAGAGTCGGCGTCTGACAGCCGCCCCCAGGCGGAGGTCATCAGCTCCTCCCGGAGCTTGCTCCCTCTCTGGCTCGTCATTTCCTCCAAAACCCGGCGCGTTCCCGCGCTTTCCTCCGCCAGCTCCTGCAAAGAGGGCTGCAGCCTCCGCCCGAAAGCGTCGGCCGCCCTTATGCCCTGAGGCGAGGCAGCTTCGATCCGCTGCGCTTCCGCGCTGTTTTCCCTCAGGGTCATCTCGATCCATTCCCGGCTTTCCCTCTCGTG comes from the Abditibacteriota bacterium genome and includes:
- a CDS encoding NgoFVII family restriction endonuclease, whose translation is MSFYDEMTTEEERLNYSLMLEMIGSLSNLFSESPSPYLASRISENLFCRCFFADNLSRNDVTADAKRGKTGIGIKTWTGSQSQKIAEFDALRNTYINDEPEILISKVAGYRNDRIQKTLDTYSIDTMVYHCLLRTEGLISVYECPLVKIDVGNITKIKKTGASIYFEDGINAYSFNLSKSTLFKRFDDLELMNEIPVTIIEDPYEYLAEKMGLLDKIKRLQIRTEPGVSHIETAYLPLYSFNNKAGFFVPPKECLNIRFAGGRRRDPY